The nucleotide window GTGATCTTGATGCCCGCGCGCAGGGCCTCGTACGCCTGCAGGAACTCCGACCGCATGCTGGCGGTGAAGATCGTCACCTTGTCGTTGATGTTCGGCACGGGTCGCGGGCCTCGAAGGGGGTCGGGGGGTCGTCGGTCCTCAGGCGATGGTGACGCCGTTCGGACCGCCGTCCGCGTACCAGTTCCCCTGGTACGCGACGACGCGGAAGCTGTTGCCGCGGGCGGCGCCGAACGTGGCGGTCCCGGTCGCGCCCTTGGCGTTGAACCCGACGCCGGCGCAGGTGACGACGTGGGCGGCGGCGGTGGTGGACACCAGCTCGAGCACCTTGCCGTCGTCGGCGCCGGCGGCCGGGGCCGCGAGCGTGAGGGCGGCGGCGGTGCCCTTGGTGAGGAGCACGGTCCCGGCCTTGACCGGCACCGCGCCGTCGCCCGCGAGCACCAGGAGGGCGCTGTTGCCGCCCCCGCCGGCCTGGAAGTAGTGGGCCTCGACCACCACCGCGGTGGCGCTGAGCACCGCCGCGACGCGGCCGACGAAGTTGCCGAACGCGCCGGGGGCGAACGCGACCGTCTGGTCGTCCACCGCGTACACCCGGCGGCCCACGTCGCCCGGGGCGGCCGCGGCGATCGCCACGGTGATGAACCGGGGCTGGTTCACGTCGAGCAGCACGTCCCCGTTGGCCCCGCCGGCGAGCACCTCGGTACTGGCCGACGCGAGCACCCCGTCGAACGTCTTGACGGCGGCGTCGTCCATCTTGTCCGCCCAGCCGGCGGCGGTGAGCCCGATCATCGCGTTCGGGAAGAACACCTGGGCGGTGCTGACCGCCCCGCGCTTGGTGATGTAGTCGCCGAACGGGGTGGTCCCCACGTTGCCGCGCTTGATCGTGTTGGGCATCGGTCGTCCCTCGGGGTCGGCGGGGTCGGGGTCGGGTCGGTGCGGGTGCGGGCGCCCGCACCCGGCGGGGTCAGTGGACCATCGCGGCGGCGTCGGCGCCGATCAGCTTGGCGGCGGTGAACGCCGGGTCCCGCTCGGCCATGCTCTTGGCGGTCGCCACCAGCTTCTTCGGGTCGGTGCCGTGCTTGCGCAGGGCCTCGCCCTGCGCCTCGGCGAACCGCTCGACCTTGCGCACCTCTGCGGCCGCCCGGTCCTTGGCCTCGGCCGGGCCGGCGGCGAACCGCTCGCCGAACCGGACCGTCACCGGCATCTGCGCGAGCTGGGCCTTGCGGGCCTCGTAGGCGGTGAGGTTGCGGGTCCGGCCGTTCTCGGTGAACCGGTGGACGGCCCGGGTGTCGTCGAGCCCGAGCAGGAGCGGCAGGTACGCGGCCGTCACCTGGGCCGGGGTGGCCCGGCCCTCGGAGACGAGCTGGTCGCAGAACTTCGTCGCGTCGTCGCGCTTCCGCCGCTCGTTGCTGACGCGGAGCCGGCTCAGCTCGTTGTCCAACGCGGCGTTCAGCCGCTTCGCCTTGATCGCGAGTTCGCTGTTCACGGTGACGCCCCTGCGGGTGGCGGGTTTGGGCCTGGGTTTGCGCCGCGGCTCGCTCATCGGGACGGCCGCCGGGGCCGGCGCGGGGGCCGCGGGCGGTGCGGCCGGGTCGGCGGTGAGCTGGGCGTACAGGGCGCGGAGCTGGTCGTCGGGCATGGCGTCGAGCGCGGCCGCGTCCTGGCCCTGCGCCACCAGGTCCGCGATCATCTCCTCGCGGGTCACGGCCGCCGGGTCCGCCATCGTCTCGACCGGTTCCTCGCCCTCGCCCTCGGTGCCCTCGGTCTCGGTCCCCTCGCCGATCACTTCCTCGTACAGGGCGCCGAGCTCCTCGTCGCTCATCCCCTCGAGCTCGGCCGCGTCCTCCCCCTCGTCCACCAGGGCGGCGATCATCTCCTCGCGCGACGGCTCGGCGAACATTCCGGTGGCCGGCGCGGGGGCGGGGTTCGGCGCCGGGGTCGGCGTCGCGGCCCCGGTGGGGAGGTTCTTGACCAGGTCCGCGAGGGCCTCGTCGGTCATCGCGTCGAGGGTGGACTGGCTGATCCCGGGCATGGCCGCCTGGATCGCGGCGATCATCGACTGGCGGTCCATTCTGCTCGTCTCCGCGAAGGTGATCAGGGCGCCGCGGCGGCCCCGGACGGTGTGCTCCCGGATCCGCACCCCGGCGCGCTCGCCGAACCGCAGCGGCGCGGGCATCGGCTCGGGCTTCGGCAGCGGCCCCAGGCGCTTCACCTGGGGCACCTCGCCGCCGAGGTAGCTGAACTTGCGCAGCACCTTGCCGTGCGTGTTCCCGAAGTCGTCGAGGAACGAGTCGTAGATCTCGGCCGAGCCGTACCGGTACTCGCCGCTCTCGATCTTCCGGGCCATCGCCTCGGGCACGTTGACCACGTTCCCCTTGAGGATCACGTGCCCCGCGTGCTGCGGGTCGGGGACGGCCCGCAGGCTGTTCGGGTCGACCCACCCGGCCGCGGGCTCGTCGGTCGGCACGAACTCGCGCCACCCCTCGTCGTCCTCGTGCCCGGGGGCCGCCGGCGGGGTGTGCAGCTTCGCGCCGCCCGGGCCGAGCTTGCGCCCGGCCTCGGCCATGTTCCGCACCCAGTGCGGGAACCAGCGCCGGCCGCGGTACACCCCCGACGCGAACAGGTTCACGTCGCGGAGCATGTAGTAGCGGGGCTGGGTCGCGGTGCGGGGCTGGGTGGCGGCGCCGGGCATGCCCCCACTGTGCGCGGGAGGGTTGCCCGGATGAAAGAAGACCAAAAAAGAGTTGGGCCGCACCAATCGGTGCGGCAACGCGTCGGCTCTCATCACTCCTTCGTTTGCTCTAACTAAATCGCCATTGCGTCCTCGGACCCGAAGCACCACCCACCACGTGAGGGCTCTGATGAACCGGCTTTGTTTCTGCGTGCTCGCGGCGCTCTTCACCACCTGCGTTTCCTTGGGCGAAGAGCAGCCGAAGGCCGTGAAGGACGAACTCAAATTGCTGGAAGGTGAGTGGAAGGTCGTCAAAGCCGAGAGCGGCGGAAAGGCGGTCAAATCGAAGTCGGTTGTCGTGTACACCGCGGACGGGAAGTCCTCCATTTCGGACCCCAACTCGGGGCTGCCGCCGCTGAAGACAACGATCGCGCTCGACCCAACGAAGAAGCCGAAATGGATCGACGTGACGAACGCCCGGGGCCGCACCGATAAGGGCATTTATGAGTTGAACGGCGATCAGATGAAGGCCGTGTTCCGTGCCGGCGGGGACCGACCGACGGAGTTCAAAACGGAAGCCGAGGGCGAGGTGATGTACACTTACGAGCGGGTCAAACCCAAGTGAGGGTCGTACCGAGTCAAACGGCGGTCTCGACCTCAAGGGCGACCGCACCTCGACAGCTGTCGTCGCGATGCGACTAACCGCGGCGCCGACCGTGAGATCAGCCCGCCAGCGCCCGGCACAGCGCCCGCACGCCTGCCAAGCGCCCGCGCAGTTCCGCGACCACGGCCCGTTCGCTCATGTGGGCCGTGCGGCCCTTCTGCCGCGCGCCCGGGTCGAGCAGGTCGAGCGTCTCGCCCACCCAGGCCTTGAGCTTCTTCACCGCGTCCTGGGTCGAGTCCGGGGCCTCGCCCGTCACCTCGCGCGCCAGCGGGGCCAGCTTCCGCGGGAACTTCCGCGCGTAATCGTCGATCTGCTTTTCCGCGGCTTTCAGGGCCGCCCGGGCCGCGGTGGTCTCGTAGTTCCACCCCAGCGCGCGGCCGGTGGTGATCCCGGCGTCCACGCTCTTCTTCAGCGCGGGCAGATTCGGGCTGCCGTCGGCCCGGGGCGGGACCGCGGGCGCCCCCGTCGCGGTCGCGGCCGCTTTCACCTTCGCGGCCGCGGCGCCGGCGCGGTTGGCGGCCGGCCCCTTGGGCGCCGGTCCGGTGCGAGGCGGTTGGCGCACCACCGCGTGCGGGTCCGCGACCTTCTTCTTCGGGTCGAACTCCGGCGCCGCCGTCGGCGACTTCGGTTTCGCCGGCGGGGCGGGTTTCGGTTTGGGCGGGGGTGCGGGCGCCGGTACCTCCTTCGGGACCGCGGGCAGGCTCGCGACCGGGAGCGTGGGCGACGGCTTCGGCCCGGCCTTCAGTTCCGCCTCGGCGGCCTCGGCGCGCTTGCGGAGCGGCTCGAGCTCGGCGGCCGGGAGCTTCGCCCGGACCGCGGCGTCGTGCGAGTCGCGCGCGACCTTGGCCTTCATCGTCAGGATGCGCTCCTGCTCGCCAGGTTTGGGACCGCCCTTCCCGGCCGCGGGCGCCTTCGGCCCCGTCGCCGCGGGCCGCTTCTCGCCTTTCTTGCGGCCCTTCAGCTTCTGGAACACCGCCAGCGTGAGCGTGCGCTTCCCACTGGGCGAGACCATGCGGTCGCCCTTCTGCTGCCAGTCGTCGAACCCGGCGAACGCGTCCCACACGCCCGCGGCGCAGGCCCGGAGCGCGAGCAGGTCGGTCAGGTCAGGCACGGCACACCCTCCGCGAAGCGCCCACCAGGTCCCGGACCGGTTCGGCCATCCGGGCGAGGGCCGCGGCCCGCTCCCGCGTGTCGTCGTCCTGGGCGGCCAGTGCGAGGGCGGCCAGGATGGTCTCGTCGTCGATCGGGATGTCCGACGGCTTGCCCTGGCGCGCGAGCAGGGCGCGGATCCGGGCCTTGATGAGCGGCACCGGGTCGAGGTCCGCCGGCGGGGCTTCGGCGAACCCGGCCGGTTTCCCCCGTTTGGTGGGTCGCTTGGCCGCCTTGAGGATCTTCTTGCCGCCCCAGGCCCCGAGCTTCCCGCCGAGCCCGCCCCCGAGGGCGGTGCCGAGCGCGAGCCCGAGCGGGCCGCCCAGGGCGGTGCCGGCGATCGCGCCCCACGCCATCCCGTTCAGCCCGGCGAGGATCCCGACCGCCCCGGCCGTGGCCTTCTTCAGGAAGTCGGCCACCTTCGCGCCGAACCGCTGCCGGTCCCGGCCGTGCTGGGCGGTGATGTACGCGCTCTCCGCGGGCGTCGGGTCCGGCAGCTTCTGGCTGCCGGGCAACGGCGGGGCCTTCACGGGCGGCCTGATGGGGCGGGTGTAGTCGACGTCCGCGGCGTACGGCCCGAGCCTCTGGCCGCCCGCCCGGACCCGGTCGTACGCGGCCCGGTTCGCCGCGGCGGACGGGTCCCCGGACCGCGTTTTCTTCTTCCTCTTCGCGGGGGCGGCGATGGCCCGGGGGCCGGCGGCCGCGCCGCCCGCGGCCGGCGCCGCCCAGGCGGCCGTTCCCGTGGGCCAGCCGGCGGGCGCGGGCTCGGAGGCGGAAGGCTTCGGCGCCGCGCCCTGTGGCGCCGGGGCCTTTTTCGCGGCCCCCTTCGCGGCGCGGTTGCCGACCCGCTGTTGGTGCCGCTGGTAGGCGTCGTTCGACAGCACCCGGCCGCCGGCCGAGCGCCACTTGCCGCCGTCGATCTGCTGCCACTCCACCGCGAAGCAGTGGACGAGCAGGTGCGCGGCGCGGAGCAGCGGGTATGCGGTGCGGCTCATGGCACCCAAGTTAACGGGCCGGGTTGCCCGGATACCGAGCTAGTTTGCGGCAGACATCGCACCTTGGCGCACCTTATACTGCGCTGGTCTAATCCTTTGCTTTTGACTGCCGCGTGTACTCACGGTGCCTAACCCATTGCGCGACCGCACCACCGCGCGAACCACCACTGCAAAGCAGAGGCTATGTCAGAAAAAGTCAAAATACTCTTCCTAGCAGCAAATCCGTCGGACCTGACACAGTTGCAGCTGGACGAAGAAATTAGAGCAATTCAGGGCAAAATCCGATCTGCTGACTTCAGCAGTAACTTCGACCTTGTCTCACGCTGGGGGGTGCGGCCCAGCGACTTGATTCAGGCTTTTAACGAAGTACGCCCTCACATAGTCCATTTCAGCGGGCACGGTAGCCGTACTGCTGAACTTGCCCTCAAGAGCGATGATGGGACGACTAAGCCTGTAACTGCCGCAGCACTTGTGAGTCTTTTCAGAAGCGCGGGTAGCAGTGTACAACTGGTCGTCCTCAACGCCTGCCACTCCGACGCGCAAGCACACGCCCTAAGTCGAGAAGTCGAATGCACCATTGGAATGAACGCCGAAATTGGGGACAATGCAGCGATAGCATTCGCTTCACGCTTTTATGGCTCTCTGGCATTTGGCCTTTCCGTCGGGCAAGCTTTCGAGCAGGGCAAAACGGAACTGATGCTAGAAGGAATTCCCGAGGAGGATACGCCTGTTCTCCTATGCCGCCCTGACGCAACTCCTCACACGATTGCTTTCGTCAACCGAGTTCCGGTTAATCCGCTGCTACCGCCTTTGGCCTGGGAGATTCTTCAGCATGCGATAGACGGCAATGGCCCAGTCCAATTGAGCGAGTACGATGGTGGCGTTGTGGCCATGGCAGCTGGGACGCCGTTTGATAGCGGTTTCGACACCCAACAAGCCGCGCTGATCCGCGACTCGATCCGTCTCCTCTTGCAATGCCGCTGGCTTGAACGATCCGATCGCGAGCTTTTGCATGTTACGGCAGAGGGCTTCGAGGCGATTCGTAAACGCGCAGGTGCCCAAAGCCCAAGCTTCCTCAAAATCAAAGAGCAGATGCCCGCGCTTTTTGCAGAGATGAAGAAAGACCTGGAGAGCAAAGAAGGCAAGTTCGTGCGAGAGTTTTTCGTCATGAGCCGCCGCCACGCCCTCGGCGGCTCAGATAAGCCTCGATTTGTCTACTACGAAGAGGATCATTCCAACCTCCGCGGCCAGATTGACATCTTGGAAAACCAAGGCTACCTGACCGACGTGACCCCGAAAAATGTACCTATTTACCGCATGAGCGAAGAGCTTGTGAGGCTGGTACTTAAATTTGGATAAGTCGCTTACCAGCTCCTTTCCACGCGGACCACGCCCATCAGGTGCTTGCTAACCGGGGCGAAGCTGCACCGGCAGTTCCACACCCGCGAGCCGCGCA belongs to Gemmata obscuriglobus and includes:
- a CDS encoding TIGR03067 domain-containing protein, with protein sequence MNRLCFCVLAALFTTCVSLGEEQPKAVKDELKLLEGEWKVVKAESGGKAVKSKSVVVYTADGKSSISDPNSGLPPLKTTIALDPTKKPKWIDVTNARGRTDKGIYELNGDQMKAVFRAGGDRPTEFKTEAEGEVMYTYERVKPK
- a CDS encoding CHAT domain-containing protein, coding for MSEKVKILFLAANPSDLTQLQLDEEIRAIQGKIRSADFSSNFDLVSRWGVRPSDLIQAFNEVRPHIVHFSGHGSRTAELALKSDDGTTKPVTAAALVSLFRSAGSSVQLVVLNACHSDAQAHALSREVECTIGMNAEIGDNAAIAFASRFYGSLAFGLSVGQAFEQGKTELMLEGIPEEDTPVLLCRPDATPHTIAFVNRVPVNPLLPPLAWEILQHAIDGNGPVQLSEYDGGVVAMAAGTPFDSGFDTQQAALIRDSIRLLLQCRWLERSDRELLHVTAEGFEAIRKRAGAQSPSFLKIKEQMPALFAEMKKDLESKEGKFVREFFVMSRRHALGGSDKPRFVYYEEDHSNLRGQIDILENQGYLTDVTPKNVPIYRMSEELVRLVLKFG